A window from Balaenoptera musculus isolate JJ_BM4_2016_0621 chromosome 8, mBalMus1.pri.v3, whole genome shotgun sequence encodes these proteins:
- the LOC118899167 gene encoding toll/interleukin-1 receptor domain-containing adapter protein isoform X3 gives MASSPSLPAPRSRSKKPLGKMAESTRSDVSQPSSSDRPPPLGPSPAVSPTPPPTHVGAHGGSSGGSGRWSKDYDVCVCHSEEDLVAAQELVSYLEGSAAGLRCFLQLRDATPGGAIVSELYQALSSSHCRVLLITQGFLRDPWCRYQMLQALSEAPGAEGRTIPLMSGLPRAAYPAELRFMYFVDGWGPDGGFRQVKEAVTRYLQTLS, from the exons ATGGCATCATCACCCTCCTTGCCAGCTCCTCGTTCCAGGTCCAAGAAGCCTCTGGGCAAGATGGCTG AAAGCACCCGCAGTGACGTCTCACAGCCGAGCTCCTCGGACAGGCCCCcacccctgggccccagcccagcgGTGTCTCCCACCCCGCCGCCGACACACGTGGGCGCCCacggcggcagcagcggcggcagcggccGCTGGAGCAAAGACTATGACGTGTGCGTGTGCCACAGCGAGGAGGACCTGGTGGCCGCGCAGGAGCTGGTCTCCTACCTGGAGGGCAGCGCTGCCGGCCTGCGCTGCTTCCTGCAGCTTCGCGACGCGACCCCCGGCGGCGCCATAGTGTCCGAGCTGTACCAGGCCCTGAGCAGCAGCCACTGTCGCGTGCTGCTCATCACGCAGGGCTTCCTGCGGGACCCGTGGTGCAGGTACCAGATGCTGCAGGCGCTGAGCGAGGCCCCCGGGGCGGAGGGCCGCACCATCCCGCTGATGTCGGGCCTCCCCAGAGCCGCCTACCCCGCCGAGCTCCGATTCATGTACTTCGTGGACGGCTGGGGTCCCGACGGCGGCTTTCGCCAGGTCAAGGAGGCTGTCACGCGGT ACCTGCAGACCCTCAGCTGA
- the LOC118899167 gene encoding toll/interleukin-1 receptor domain-containing adapter protein isoform X2 gives MASSPSLPAPRSRSKKPLGKMADWFRQALSRKPTKTPVSPESTRSDVSQPSSSDRPPPLGPSPAVSPTPPPTHVGAHGGSSGGSGRWSKDYDVCVCHSEEDLVAAQELVSYLEGSAAGLRCFLQLRDATPGGAIVSELYQALSSSHCRVLLITQGFLRDPWCRYQMLQALSEAPGAEGRTIPLMSGLPRAAYPAELRFMYFVDGWGPDGGFRQVKEAVTRYLQTLS, from the exons ATGGCATCATCACCCTCCTTGCCAGCTCCTCGTTCCAGGTCCAAGAAGCCTCTGGGCAAGATGGCTG ACTGGTTCAGGCAGGCCCTGTCGAGAAAACCCACAAAGACGCCCGTCTCCCCAGAAAGCACCCGCAGTGACGTCTCACAGCCGAGCTCCTCGGACAGGCCCCcacccctgggccccagcccagcgGTGTCTCCCACCCCGCCGCCGACACACGTGGGCGCCCacggcggcagcagcggcggcagcggccGCTGGAGCAAAGACTATGACGTGTGCGTGTGCCACAGCGAGGAGGACCTGGTGGCCGCGCAGGAGCTGGTCTCCTACCTGGAGGGCAGCGCTGCCGGCCTGCGCTGCTTCCTGCAGCTTCGCGACGCGACCCCCGGCGGCGCCATAGTGTCCGAGCTGTACCAGGCCCTGAGCAGCAGCCACTGTCGCGTGCTGCTCATCACGCAGGGCTTCCTGCGGGACCCGTGGTGCAGGTACCAGATGCTGCAGGCGCTGAGCGAGGCCCCCGGGGCGGAGGGCCGCACCATCCCGCTGATGTCGGGCCTCCCCAGAGCCGCCTACCCCGCCGAGCTCCGATTCATGTACTTCGTGGACGGCTGGGGTCCCGACGGCGGCTTTCGCCAGGTCAAGGAGGCTGTCACGCGGT ACCTGCAGACCCTCAGCTGA
- the LOC118899167 gene encoding toll/interleukin-1 receptor domain-containing adapter protein isoform X1 produces MRKWRHRLTCLWSYRKQVAGPQSNLCAPLQSVVPDHSALRSSDWFRQALSRKPTKTPVSPESTRSDVSQPSSSDRPPPLGPSPAVSPTPPPTHVGAHGGSSGGSGRWSKDYDVCVCHSEEDLVAAQELVSYLEGSAAGLRCFLQLRDATPGGAIVSELYQALSSSHCRVLLITQGFLRDPWCRYQMLQALSEAPGAEGRTIPLMSGLPRAAYPAELRFMYFVDGWGPDGGFRQVKEAVTRYLQTLS; encoded by the exons atgaggaagtggagacaTAGACTGACTTGCTTATGGTCGTATAGAAAGCAAGTGGCAGGTCCACAATCAAATCTGTGTGCCCCACTCCAAAGTGTGGTCCCGGATCACTCAGCTCTAAGGTCTTCAG ACTGGTTCAGGCAGGCCCTGTCGAGAAAACCCACAAAGACGCCCGTCTCCCCAGAAAGCACCCGCAGTGACGTCTCACAGCCGAGCTCCTCGGACAGGCCCCcacccctgggccccagcccagcgGTGTCTCCCACCCCGCCGCCGACACACGTGGGCGCCCacggcggcagcagcggcggcagcggccGCTGGAGCAAAGACTATGACGTGTGCGTGTGCCACAGCGAGGAGGACCTGGTGGCCGCGCAGGAGCTGGTCTCCTACCTGGAGGGCAGCGCTGCCGGCCTGCGCTGCTTCCTGCAGCTTCGCGACGCGACCCCCGGCGGCGCCATAGTGTCCGAGCTGTACCAGGCCCTGAGCAGCAGCCACTGTCGCGTGCTGCTCATCACGCAGGGCTTCCTGCGGGACCCGTGGTGCAGGTACCAGATGCTGCAGGCGCTGAGCGAGGCCCCCGGGGCGGAGGGCCGCACCATCCCGCTGATGTCGGGCCTCCCCAGAGCCGCCTACCCCGCCGAGCTCCGATTCATGTACTTCGTGGACGGCTGGGGTCCCGACGGCGGCTTTCGCCAGGTCAAGGAGGCTGTCACGCGGT ACCTGCAGACCCTCAGCTGA